A single region of the Epinephelus moara isolate mb chromosome 14, YSFRI_EMoa_1.0, whole genome shotgun sequence genome encodes:
- the LOC126401220 gene encoding glucosamine-6-phosphate isomerase 2, translating to MRLVILDDYDLASEWAAKYIRNRIIQFRPSADRYFTLGLPTGSTPYGCYQKLIEYYRSGDISFKYVKTFNMDEYVGLPRAHPESYHSYMWNNFFKHIDIDPANAHILDGNVEDLESECQAYEQKIAEAGGIELFVGGIGPDGHIAFNEPGSSLVSRTRVKTLAKDTIVANARFFGNDLSKVPTMALTVGVGTVMDAKEVMILITGAHKAFALYKAIEEGVNHMWTVSAFQQHPRTIFVCDEDATLELRVKTVKYFKGLMHVHNKLVDPVLSIKDQ from the exons ATGAGGCTGGTCATTCTGGACGACTATGACCTGGCCAGTGAGTGGGCAGCAAAATACATCCGCAACAGAATCATCCAGTTCCGGCCGTCCGCTGACAGATACTTCACTCTGGGTTTACCTACAG GGAGTACTCCCTATGGCTGTTACCAGAAGCTGATAGAATACTACAGAAGTGGAGACATTTCATTCAAATATGTGAAGACCTTCAACATGGATGAATATGTTG GTCTACCTCGTGCTCATCCAGAGAGCTATCATTCCTACATGTGGAACAACTTCTTCAAGCACATCGACATCGATCCAGCCAATGCTCACATCCTGGATGGAAACGTAGAGGACCTGGAGTCAGAGTGTCAGGCCTATGAGCAGAAGATCGCAGAGGCTGGAGGAATTGAGCTGTTCGTAGGAG GTATCGGCCCTGATGGTCACATAGCGTTCAATGAGCCAGGTTCCAGCCTTGTCTCCAGAACCAGAGTGAAAACTCTGGCTAAGGATACCATTGTGGCCAACGCTCGTTTCTTTGGCAACGACCTCTCCAAGGTTCCCACCATGGCTCTGACTGTGGGAGTCGGAACTGTCATGGATGCCAAAGAG GTGATGATTCTGATCACAGGAGCACACAAAGCCTTTGCTCTGTATAAAGCCATAGAGGAGGGAGTGAACCACATGTGGACTGTATCAGCATTCCAGCAGCACCCGCGCACCATCTTTGTCTGCGATGAAGACGCCACCCTGGAGCTACGGGTCAAAACAGTCAAATACTTCAAAG GTTTAATGCATGTTCATAATAAACTGGTGGACCCAGTGCTCAGCATTAAGGACCAGTGA